The following proteins are encoded in a genomic region of Colletotrichum higginsianum IMI 349063 chromosome 9, whole genome shotgun sequence:
- a CDS encoding ATP-NAD kinase, which yields MLGFRAPRLCARPLAAAPIRAFRPLNFSTTASARAAEIRDVSSLPSRITPKYRDPPNSTSGLLSLHWPTPPRNILLMPKLRSPQVLRATIDFAKHLNSTYSGLNLIFEPRVAQMVHESFNFPIYTCDPSTFPDKIDMITTLGGDGTILRAASHFSMYSAVPPILAFNFGTIGFLAEWKFEEYKRAWREAYMSGSGVAVQDLLSPHTRVASGEKEHDTHNGGQSGWHASPGKSMGQSRAAKILLRHRLRVGVYDNNGQNINSQLLPTTKSQAHLPAIPPEDTILTKRDIPQPIHALNELLIHRGPKPHLAHIDIYLNNRFLTEAVADGILLSTPTGSTAYSLSAGGSIIHPLVKSLLITPICPRSLSFRPLVLPLSTKVTLKVSSKNRDGELEVSIDGKRSAGAGIGTEIRVEGEMVGESPDGDWKGGVPCVICGPGKGDASDYDDDGWVGGLNGLLMFNYPIGRGQ from the coding sequence ATGCTTGGTTTCAGAGCTCCGCGTCTCTGCGCCCGGCCGCTGGCTGCGGCGCCGATTCGGGCGTTCCGGCCGTTGAACTTCTCCACGACGGCGTCTGCGCGGGCAGCCGAGATCCGCGATGTCTCGTCACTCCCTTCGCGGATCACTCCGAAGTACCGCGATCCACCAAACTCGACCTCCGGTCTGCTATCGCTACACTGGCCGACGCCACCCCGAAACATCCTCCTGATGCCGAAACTGCGATCCCCCCAAGTCCTCCGCGCGACTATCGACTTTGCGAAGCACCTGAACAGCACATACTCGGGCTTGAACCTGATATTCGAACCCAGGGTTGCGCAAATGGTTCACGAGTCGTTCAACTTCCCCATCTACACCTGCGATCCTTCGACGTTCCCCGACAAGATCGACATGATCACGACactgggcggcgacggcaccatcTTGCGCGCTGCGAGCCACTTCAGCATGTACTCTGCCGTCCCGCCGATCCTCGCCTTTAACTTCGGCACGATCGGGTTCCTGGCAGAGTGGAAGTTTGAGGAGTACAAACGGGCCTGGAGGGAGGCGTACATGAGCGGTagcggcgtcgccgtccaggACCTCTTGTCGCCGCACACCCGAGTCGCGAGCGGAGAAAAGGAACACGATACCCACAACGGAGGCCAGTCCGGATGGCATGCGTCTCCGGGCAAGAGCATGGGCCAGAGCCGGGCGGCCAAGATCCTGCTTCGGCACCGGCTGCGCGTCGGTGTCTATGACAACAATGGCCAGAACATCAACAGTCAGTTGCTTCCGACGACGAAATCCCAGGCGCATCTGCCAGCAATCCCTCCCGAGGACACAATCCTAACAAAAAGAGACATTCCTCAACCAATCCACGCCCTCAACGAGCTTCTCATCCACCGTGGCCCGAAGCCTCACCTCGCCCACATCGACATATACCTTAACAACCGTTTCCTGACCGAAGCCGTGGCCGACGGCATACTCCTCAGCACACCAACAGGCTCGACAGCCTACAGCCTCAGCGCCGGCGGGTCCATCATCCACCCCCTCGTAAAGTCGCTGCTCATCACGCCCATCTGCCCGAGGAGTCTGAGCTTCCGGCCTTTGGTCTTGCCCTTGAGCACAAAGGTGACCCTCAAGGTCAGCAGCAAGaaccgcgacggcgagctcgaggtgaGCATCGATGGCAAGAGAAGCGCCGGTGCCGGGATTGGCACAGAAATccgcgtcgagggcgagatgGTCGGCGAATCCCCCGACGGCGACTGGAAAGGCGGCGTGCCCTGCGTCATCTGCGGGCCAGGTAAGGGTGACGCCTCGGATTACGACGATGACGGGTGGGTGGGCGGTCTCAACGGCCTCCTGATGTTCAACTATCCCATCGGGAGAGGACAGTAG